The following proteins are encoded in a genomic region of Pseudomonas sp. Os17:
- a CDS encoding diguanylate cyclase yields the protein MAPAQYTRGKGLSLARRLYKSRILGLSLGLLCVAAGMWPLQPAPWVWGLMLCNALVWPHLAYQWARWSRVPFRAEYRNLLVDSLLGGFWVAAMHFNPLPLATTLGMMAMNNIALGGVRFFLAGSLAQALGVGLGLWLFGLSFVAQTTPLQLYACLPMLTLYPMTLGYICYRQAATLGRHKRELLALSRTDSLTGLLNHGAWKDQLEIEFQRCTRQGRGGAIALIDIDHFKAINDTYGHVAGDGVLRQLSKILRQNLRASDQAGRYGGDEFCVILPDVPLEQAAERMEALRGRFASLGDEQSPALQVSLSIGLAAFSPGHGEAMDWLNDADQALYVAKSGGRNNVNCHRPEQPSRRVLNPL from the coding sequence TTGGCCCCTGCGCAGTACACCAGAGGAAAGGGACTGTCATTGGCCAGGAGGCTGTATAAATCGCGGATTCTGGGCCTGAGCCTGGGCTTGCTGTGCGTGGCCGCCGGGATGTGGCCGCTGCAACCGGCGCCCTGGGTCTGGGGGCTGATGCTGTGCAACGCCTTGGTCTGGCCGCACCTGGCCTATCAGTGGGCGCGCTGGTCGCGGGTGCCGTTTCGCGCCGAGTACCGCAACCTGCTGGTGGACTCCTTGCTCGGCGGGTTCTGGGTCGCGGCCATGCACTTCAATCCGCTGCCGCTGGCCACCACCCTGGGGATGATGGCGATGAACAACATCGCCCTGGGCGGGGTGCGCTTCTTTCTCGCCGGCAGCCTGGCCCAGGCCCTGGGCGTTGGCCTGGGCCTGTGGCTGTTCGGCCTGTCCTTCGTCGCCCAGACCACGCCGCTGCAGCTGTACGCCTGTCTGCCGATGCTGACCCTGTACCCCATGACCCTGGGTTACATCTGCTACCGCCAGGCGGCCACCCTGGGGCGGCACAAGCGCGAGCTGCTGGCCCTGAGTCGCACCGACAGCCTGACCGGGCTGCTCAATCACGGGGCCTGGAAGGACCAGCTGGAAATCGAGTTCCAGCGCTGCACGCGCCAGGGGCGCGGCGGCGCCATCGCCCTGATTGACATCGATCACTTCAAGGCCATCAACGACACCTACGGCCATGTGGCCGGGGATGGGGTGCTGCGCCAGTTGAGCAAGATTCTCAGGCAGAACCTGCGGGCCAGCGATCAGGCCGGGCGTTATGGCGGCGATGAGTTCTGCGTGATCCTCCCGGATGTGCCCCTGGAGCAGGCCGCCGAACGGATGGAGGCCTTGCGCGGACGTTTTGCGAGCCTGGGGGATGAACAGAGCCCGGCCTTGCAGGTCAGCCTGAGCATTGGCCTGGCGGCCTTCAGTCCCGGGCATGGCGAAGCCATGGACTGGCTCAACGATGCCGATCAGGCCTTGTACGTGGCCAAGAGCGGCGGTCGCAACAACGTCAACTGCCATCGGCCGGAACAGCCATCGCGCAGGGTGTTGAATCCTCTGTAA
- a CDS encoding ABC transporter substrate-binding protein, with protein MPRTTTIAPLLGLLLGLAGTPALATPYENCGQRWEIAAPPQRIVALNQHSADLLLALGAGPSLIGVAYLDDDAGADGHYHGIPVIARQYPSAEVLYSLKPDLVVGGFASAFPESFSSRQRLGAIGVASYLLESACAGHNEDYFGHIRHDLLTLGRLLRQDARAAQLIAEQQADLDAAAALYQGRDRPAVFYLDSEVNGLASQGRRGFVGVLLQAAGARNSFAAIDRPRLTVDSETLLSNDPDVLLLADALWSPATRKRQLLQRDPVLSRLRAVREDRLIDIPFSQLVPGIASGRSALELARRLHPAP; from the coding sequence ATGCCTAGAACGACCACCATCGCCCCGCTGCTCGGCCTCCTGCTCGGTCTGGCCGGCACGCCAGCCCTGGCGACCCCCTATGAAAACTGCGGCCAGCGCTGGGAGATCGCCGCGCCGCCCCAACGCATCGTCGCCCTCAACCAGCACAGCGCCGACCTGCTGCTGGCCCTGGGCGCCGGGCCGTCGCTGATCGGCGTGGCCTACCTGGACGACGATGCCGGCGCCGACGGGCACTACCACGGCATACCGGTGATCGCCCGGCAATATCCCTCGGCAGAGGTGCTCTACAGCCTCAAGCCCGACCTGGTGGTGGGCGGCTTTGCCTCGGCGTTCCCCGAGTCCTTCAGTTCCCGGCAGCGCCTGGGTGCTATCGGCGTGGCCAGCTACCTGCTGGAGTCGGCCTGCGCCGGGCACAACGAGGACTACTTCGGGCATATCCGTCACGACCTGCTGACCCTGGGCCGGCTGTTGCGCCAGGACGCCCGGGCCGCGCAACTGATCGCCGAGCAGCAGGCCGACCTCGATGCGGCGGCGGCCCTGTATCAGGGGCGCGACAGGCCTGCGGTGTTCTACCTCGACAGCGAGGTCAACGGCCTGGCCAGCCAGGGGCGGCGCGGTTTTGTCGGGGTATTGCTGCAGGCCGCCGGCGCGCGCAACAGCTTCGCTGCCATCGACCGCCCGCGCCTGACGGTCGACAGCGAAACCCTGCTGAGCAACGACCCGGACGTGCTGCTCCTGGCGGACGCCCTGTGGTCACCGGCCACGCGCAAACGCCAGCTGCTGCAGCGTGACCCGGTGCTGTCGCGGCTGCGGGCGGTGCGCGAGGACCGGCTGATCGACATCCCCTTCAGCCAACTGGTGCCGGGCATCGCCAGCGGCCGCAGCGCCCTGGAGCTGGCCCGGCGCCTGCACCCCGCCCCGTAG
- a CDS encoding (2Fe-2S) ferredoxin domain-containing protein, whose protein sequence is MHKDYQRVLFVGPGLNSGALGEAFRRELALLRGIDAGTRVIDTLDGFDSLWAAIDEPLHENGAALLVVDLEPSSDSAYLDWLRDELGRLARAHPQAPQLWVTAQALGRRGLDAALACASIDQRERHLPCDKVNAVPSDPDWSRVPPHARQVFLCTGPRCVRRGALALWKTLRRELLRLEHMETPGGVLLTRTACQFPCNLGPVLTVHPDGCWYRVADDAQVLRLVQEHLLAGAPVADLLIPSPYAGATDA, encoded by the coding sequence ATGCACAAGGATTATCAACGCGTGCTGTTCGTCGGCCCCGGCCTGAACAGCGGGGCCCTGGGCGAGGCGTTTCGCCGCGAGCTTGCGCTGCTGCGGGGCATTGACGCCGGCACCCGGGTGATCGACACCCTGGACGGCTTCGACAGCCTCTGGGCCGCCATTGACGAGCCCTTGCACGAGAACGGCGCGGCGCTGCTGGTGGTGGACCTGGAGCCCAGCTCCGACAGCGCCTACCTGGATTGGCTGCGCGACGAACTGGGGCGCCTGGCCCGCGCCCACCCGCAAGCGCCGCAACTGTGGGTCACCGCCCAGGCCCTGGGCCGCCGCGGCCTGGACGCGGCCCTGGCCTGCGCCAGCATCGACCAGCGCGAGCGCCATCTGCCCTGCGACAAGGTCAACGCGGTGCCCAGCGACCCGGACTGGTCGCGGGTGCCGCCCCATGCCCGCCAGGTGTTCCTCTGCACCGGCCCGCGCTGCGTGCGGCGCGGCGCCCTGGCGTTATGGAAAACCCTGCGCCGAGAACTGCTGCGCCTGGAGCACATGGAGACACCCGGTGGCGTGCTGCTGACCCGTACCGCCTGCCAGTTCCCCTGCAACCTGGGGCCAGTGTTGACGGTGCACCCGGATGGCTGCTGGTACCGGGTCGCCGATGACGCCCAGGTGCTGCGCCTGGTGCAGGAACACCTACTGGCAGGCGCGCCGGTGGCGGACCTGCTGATTCCCTCGCCTTACGCAGGCGCGACAGATGCCTAG
- a CDS encoding TonB-dependent receptor plug domain-containing protein encodes MTTPDTFRVRPLATRRRTPCGALLGCLFSPLLLADDTPLTLEPQSISAPSVESTAVAEMARYGSKLEIIDRQQIERAGPSSDITRVLQMYVPGLYVAPKNGPFDYGTYSLLGGRNDDTLILLDGVRLNNRLYGGLYLDTLPANAIERIEVLKGGQSLLFGTQAVSGVINIVTRSPQTRDVSGEVNLGLDSFMGRSGDARAERIVSNGLGDLGLLAYVSHNVSDGYQPFRNSAYSPSTRDKKRGYEVTTFGAKAIQGFADDSRLELFYQYSDANLDFARPLNNKKTTNDRIQQIATATFEQRLDQRFSYFVKGHVNDWDTRYTRINSTTSGATQVINHNDYWGFTDWGLQAEGKAELDGGHVLVFGSDNQWFKGQDDVLKIDDNSAQANALYAQLRPVVAALPDWHPSIGVRHEKISGGESATVGMLTSLYDLSPHWQLRGQFGSAFKLPNAEQLFANEEDEKGNRQLKPEKSVNAELGLDYKGSLLAGDFNASGTLFQRKIDDLIALDGIDWVNGDGRIKVRGIEVDGRWQFSPQWTLSADMTRNLVQSRNGVTLSNIPGFFARSRLGFESLDRMWGVGGAIRYIGQIDSPKQIDYGHYSVVDADAYRYLDPAQQHRLSLLVENLFDRDYSTSIASNNPRVDNLGRPLTTELRYTYRF; translated from the coding sequence ATGACAACACCTGACACCTTCCGCGTGCGCCCCTTGGCCACGCGTCGCCGCACGCCATGCGGCGCCTTGCTCGGCTGCCTGTTCAGCCCCCTGCTGCTGGCGGACGACACGCCGCTGACACTGGAGCCGCAGTCGATTTCTGCCCCTTCGGTGGAGTCCACCGCCGTGGCTGAAATGGCCCGCTACGGCAGCAAGCTGGAGATCATCGATCGCCAGCAGATCGAACGCGCCGGCCCCAGCAGCGACATCACCCGGGTCCTGCAGATGTACGTGCCCGGGCTATACGTGGCGCCCAAGAATGGCCCGTTCGACTACGGCACCTATTCCCTGCTGGGGGGGCGCAACGACGACACCCTGATCCTGCTGGACGGCGTGCGCCTGAACAACCGCCTGTACGGCGGCCTGTACTTGGACACCCTGCCGGCCAACGCCATCGAGCGCATCGAGGTGCTCAAGGGCGGCCAGAGCCTGCTGTTCGGCACCCAGGCGGTGTCCGGGGTGATCAACATCGTCACCCGCAGCCCGCAGACCCGCGACGTCTCCGGCGAGGTCAACCTGGGCCTGGACAGCTTCATGGGCAGAAGCGGCGATGCCCGCGCCGAACGCATCGTCAGCAACGGCCTGGGCGACCTGGGCCTCTTGGCCTATGTCAGCCACAACGTCTCCGACGGCTACCAGCCATTTCGCAACAGCGCCTACAGCCCCAGCACCCGGGACAAGAAACGCGGCTATGAAGTGACCACCTTCGGCGCCAAGGCGATCCAGGGCTTTGCCGACGACTCGCGGCTGGAGCTGTTCTACCAGTACAGCGACGCCAACCTGGATTTCGCCCGCCCGCTGAACAACAAGAAGACCACCAACGACCGCATCCAGCAGATCGCCACCGCGACCTTCGAGCAGCGCCTGGACCAGCGCTTCAGCTACTTCGTCAAAGGCCACGTCAACGACTGGGACACCCGCTACACCCGCATCAACAGCACCACCAGCGGCGCCACCCAGGTGATCAACCACAACGACTACTGGGGCTTCACCGACTGGGGTCTGCAGGCCGAGGGCAAGGCCGAACTGGACGGCGGCCATGTGCTGGTGTTCGGCAGCGACAACCAGTGGTTCAAGGGCCAGGACGACGTGCTCAAGATCGACGACAACAGCGCCCAGGCCAACGCCCTCTACGCCCAGTTGCGCCCGGTCGTGGCAGCCCTGCCCGACTGGCACCCGAGCATCGGCGTGCGGCACGAGAAGATCAGCGGCGGCGAAAGCGCCACGGTGGGCATGCTCACCTCGCTGTATGACCTCTCACCCCACTGGCAACTGCGCGGCCAGTTCGGCAGTGCCTTCAAGCTGCCCAACGCCGAGCAACTGTTCGCCAATGAGGAGGATGAAAAGGGCAACCGCCAGCTCAAGCCGGAAAAGAGCGTGAATGCCGAGCTGGGCCTGGACTACAAGGGCAGCCTGCTGGCCGGCGACTTCAACGCCAGCGGCACGCTGTTCCAGCGCAAGATCGACGACCTGATCGCCCTCGACGGCATCGACTGGGTCAATGGCGACGGACGGATCAAGGTCCGCGGCATCGAGGTCGATGGGCGCTGGCAGTTCAGCCCGCAATGGACCCTCTCGGCGGACATGACCCGCAACCTGGTTCAGTCGCGCAACGGCGTGACCCTGAGCAACATCCCCGGCTTCTTTGCCCGCTCGCGGCTGGGCTTCGAGTCCCTGGACCGTATGTGGGGCGTGGGCGGGGCAATCCGCTACATCGGCCAGATCGACAGCCCTAAGCAGATCGACTACGGCCACTACTCGGTGGTCGACGCCGATGCCTATCGCTACCTCGACCCGGCCCAGCAGCATCGCCTGAGCCTGCTGGTGGAAAACCTCTTCGACCGCGACTACAGCACCAGCATCGCCAGCAACAACCCGCGGGTGGATAACCTGGGGCGCCCCTTGACCACCGAGCTGCGCTACACCTACCGCTTCTGA